The following are encoded in a window of Mycolicibacterium tusciae JS617 genomic DNA:
- a CDS encoding ABC transporter permease codes for MTRLVTHPIVRFLARRLAYSAIVLIGVLIVVFALVHLVPGDPVRIALGTRYTPQAYDALRSASGLDKPIVEQFFSYLGSALTGDLGVSFRNGDPVTVILLERLPATVSLAVVGIVIALLIALPAGIWSALHEGRVSDAIIRVASQFGVSVPDFWMGILLIALFATTLGWLPTSGYQPLLDNPGGWLRHIVLPALTVGLVAGAIMTRYVRSAVLEVASMGYVRTARSKGLSPRVVTFRHTVRNALIPVLTITGIQLATILGGVIVVEVVFAWPGLGRLVYNAVAARDYAVIQGAVLLIAALFLLINLIVDVLYAVVDPRIRLS; via the coding sequence GTGACCCGCTTGGTGACTCACCCGATCGTGCGCTTCTTGGCGCGCAGGCTGGCTTACTCGGCCATCGTCCTGATCGGCGTTCTCATTGTGGTGTTCGCATTGGTGCACCTCGTCCCGGGAGATCCCGTACGCATCGCGTTGGGCACGCGCTACACCCCGCAGGCGTACGACGCATTGCGGTCGGCAAGCGGGCTCGACAAGCCGATCGTCGAACAGTTCTTCAGCTACCTCGGCTCGGCGCTGACCGGCGATCTCGGCGTCAGTTTCCGCAACGGTGATCCGGTCACGGTGATCCTCCTGGAGCGACTGCCCGCGACGGTGTCGCTGGCCGTGGTCGGCATCGTCATCGCACTGCTGATCGCGCTGCCTGCGGGCATCTGGTCGGCGCTGCACGAGGGCCGCGTCAGCGACGCGATCATCCGGGTTGCCAGCCAGTTCGGGGTGTCGGTGCCGGACTTCTGGATGGGCATCCTGCTGATCGCACTGTTCGCGACGACGCTCGGCTGGCTTCCGACGTCGGGATACCAACCGCTGCTGGACAATCCGGGTGGGTGGTTACGCCACATCGTGCTGCCCGCGCTGACGGTGGGCCTGGTGGCGGGGGCGATCATGACGCGCTATGTGCGTTCGGCGGTGCTGGAGGTCGCCTCGATGGGATACGTGCGCACCGCCCGCTCGAAGGGGCTTTCGCCACGGGTGGTGACGTTCCGGCACACCGTGCGCAACGCGCTGATCCCGGTGCTGACCATCACCGGCATCCAATTGGCGACGATCCTCGGCGGCGTCATCGTGGTCGAGGTCGTGTTCGCGTGGCCGGGCCTGGGCCGTCTCGTCTACAACGCGGTCGCGGCCAGGGACTACGCCGTCATCCAGGGCGCGGTCCTGCTCATCGCCGCGCTGTTCCTTCTCATCAATCTGATCGTGGATGTGCTCTACGCGGTCGTCGACCCGAGGATTCGGCTGTCATGA
- a CDS encoding ABC transporter permease has product MTTAADTNTRVSSWRLLLGNPVTVVSGAILVVIAIVAVTANWIAPFGVNDVNVPDALQGPSGSHWFGTDELGRDVFSRVLVATQASLRVAVISVAFAVIVGVTIGVVSGYRGGWLDTIFMRVVDVMFAFPVLLLALAVVAVLGPGMTTTILAIGIVYTPIFARVARASTLSVRVEPYVSVSRSMGTGHLYILGRHILPNIAGPLVVQTSLSLAFAILSEAALSFLGLGIQPPQPSLGRMIFDSQGFVTMAWWMAVFPGAAIFVTVLAFNLLGDGLRDVLDPKQRTMIEARRQR; this is encoded by the coding sequence ATGACCACCGCCGCCGACACGAATACCCGGGTGTCCTCGTGGCGCCTGCTGCTGGGAAACCCGGTCACCGTCGTCAGCGGGGCGATCCTGGTCGTCATCGCGATCGTCGCGGTGACCGCGAATTGGATTGCGCCTTTTGGTGTTAATGACGTGAACGTGCCCGATGCGCTGCAGGGTCCCAGTGGCTCACATTGGTTCGGCACCGACGAGTTGGGCCGCGACGTGTTCTCCCGTGTGCTCGTCGCGACGCAGGCATCGCTTCGGGTGGCGGTCATCAGCGTGGCGTTCGCCGTCATCGTCGGCGTGACGATCGGCGTCGTCTCCGGGTATCGCGGCGGATGGCTGGACACGATCTTCATGCGGGTCGTCGACGTCATGTTCGCATTCCCCGTGCTGCTTCTCGCGCTCGCGGTGGTCGCGGTCCTCGGACCCGGGATGACGACGACGATCCTCGCGATCGGAATCGTCTACACGCCGATCTTCGCCCGCGTCGCACGCGCAAGCACGCTGAGTGTGCGTGTCGAGCCGTATGTTTCGGTGTCACGCAGCATGGGCACCGGGCACCTGTACATCCTGGGTCGGCACATCCTGCCGAACATCGCCGGACCGCTGGTGGTGCAGACGTCGCTGTCGTTGGCGTTCGCGATCCTGTCGGAGGCGGCGCTGTCGTTCCTCGGTCTTGGCATTCAGCCGCCGCAGCCGTCGCTGGGCCGGATGATCTTCGACTCGCAGGGCTTCGTCACAATGGCGTGGTGGATGGCGGTGTTCCCCGGTGCCGCGATCTTCGTGACGGTGCTGGCGTTCAACCTGCTCGGCGACGGACTGAGGGACGTGCTGGATCCCAAGCAGCGCACCATGATCGAGGCCCGGAGGCAGCGGTGA
- a CDS encoding dipeptide ABC transporter ATP-binding protein: MSDPTLSVRDLQVRIGKRDIVHGVSFDVAPEQTLGIVGESGSGKSMTVLAATGLLDAPGASVAGTSTLSGGVQLVGASGRLLRSVHGSRIGFVFQDPGTSLNPLLTLERQITESLETHRHMTRRQARSRALELLQAVGLPDAETRLHAYPHQLSGGQKQRVMIAIAMACDPELLVADEPTTALDVTTQAQIIALVGDLQRDFGTAVVWISHDLGVIGQVADEVTVLQRGDAVEQAPVVDVFDRPQHAYTRELLTARPLVGATGPPPPGADAETLLEVHGLDVRFDVNTPVGKSVVHAVKDLSFRIRRGTTLGLVGESGSGKSTVAAALTGLVKPDAGTATLGTSDVLGVRGSAEKALRRRISLVFQDPFSTLNPRVRIGTAIDEPLRVHRVVEGKGARKARVDELLELVGLPTSFASRYPHELSGGERQRVSIARALAGEPELLILDEATASLDVSVQARVLDLLATLQREMGLTYLFIAHDLAVVQQVSHDVLVMRDGEAVEYRPAADLFAAPQDEYTRALLAAVPPERPRVST; encoded by the coding sequence GTGAGCGATCCGACCCTGAGTGTGCGCGATCTACAGGTGCGCATCGGTAAACGCGATATCGTGCACGGCGTTTCGTTCGACGTCGCGCCGGAACAGACGCTGGGCATCGTCGGTGAGTCCGGATCCGGCAAGTCGATGACCGTGCTGGCGGCCACAGGCCTGCTGGATGCACCGGGCGCGTCGGTCGCCGGCACCAGCACGCTGTCCGGCGGCGTTCAACTCGTCGGCGCCTCCGGCCGACTCCTGCGCAGCGTTCACGGCAGCCGGATCGGGTTCGTGTTTCAGGATCCGGGCACATCGCTGAATCCGCTGCTGACCCTCGAGAGACAAATCACCGAATCCCTTGAGACGCACCGCCATATGACACGCAGGCAGGCCCGGAGCCGAGCACTCGAGTTGCTGCAGGCGGTCGGGCTACCGGACGCCGAGACGCGTCTGCACGCATACCCGCACCAGCTGTCCGGCGGACAGAAGCAGCGCGTGATGATCGCGATCGCCATGGCATGCGATCCGGAGTTGCTTGTCGCCGACGAACCGACCACGGCACTCGACGTGACGACGCAGGCGCAGATCATCGCGCTGGTCGGTGATCTGCAACGCGACTTCGGCACCGCCGTGGTGTGGATCAGCCACGATCTGGGCGTCATCGGCCAGGTCGCCGACGAGGTGACGGTGCTGCAGCGCGGCGATGCCGTGGAGCAGGCACCCGTCGTCGATGTGTTCGACCGCCCGCAGCATGCCTACACGCGCGAACTGTTGACGGCCCGCCCCCTCGTCGGAGCCACCGGTCCCCCGCCGCCTGGAGCCGACGCAGAGACGCTGCTCGAAGTCCACGGCCTCGATGTGCGTTTCGACGTGAACACGCCCGTCGGTAAGTCGGTCGTCCACGCGGTCAAGGATCTGTCGTTTCGGATCAGGCGCGGCACCACGCTGGGCCTCGTGGGCGAGTCGGGGTCGGGCAAGTCAACAGTGGCAGCCGCCCTGACCGGCCTCGTCAAACCCGACGCCGGCACCGCCACGTTGGGGACGTCCGACGTTTTGGGCGTGCGCGGTTCCGCGGAGAAGGCGCTGCGCCGCCGGATCAGCTTGGTGTTCCAGGATCCGTTCTCCACACTCAATCCCCGCGTCCGCATCGGCACGGCCATCGACGAGCCGTTGCGGGTGCATCGAGTGGTAGAAGGCAAGGGTGCGCGCAAGGCACGAGTCGACGAGCTACTCGAACTCGTCGGGTTACCAACGTCGTTCGCATCCCGGTACCCCCACGAGCTGTCCGGCGGGGAACGTCAGCGGGTCAGCATCGCGCGGGCCCTTGCCGGCGAACCCGAGCTGCTCATCCTCGACGAAGCCACTGCGTCGCTGGATGTTTCGGTGCAGGCGCGGGTGCTCGATCTGCTCGCGACGTTGCAGCGCGAAATGGGGTTGACGTACCTGTTCATCGCGCACGACCTCGCCGTGGTGCAGCAGGTGAGTCACGATGTCCTGGTGATGCGCGACGGTGAAGCGGTCGAGTACCGGCCCGCCGCGGACCTGTTCGCCGCACCGCAGGACGAGTACACGCGCGCGCTGCTAGCCGCGGTTCCACCGGAGCGACCACGGGTCTCGACGTAG
- a CDS encoding SDR family NAD(P)-dependent oxidoreductase, whose translation MTQLSGKVALITGASSGLGAHVAQVFAERGAKVFGIARRADEMATVFETVPGGKYASVDIGTSEACGDAVAQTVDAFGRLDVLVNVAGFHQMRHTTTMTDEEWDLDLAVNLNGPFYLCRAALPHLLESSGNIVNVTSIAGVEGEVYSAGYCAAKHGLVGLTRALAVEYTKEKIRVNAICPGGMPTPQATEFTAPENADWDLIMRIASPRGFMEPDDVAKAIAFLASDDAAAIHGAVYRVDNGKGAG comes from the coding sequence ATGACTCAGCTCAGCGGCAAGGTCGCTTTGATCACCGGCGCATCATCAGGATTGGGCGCCCACGTGGCGCAGGTTTTCGCGGAGCGCGGTGCGAAGGTATTCGGAATCGCCCGCAGAGCCGACGAGATGGCAACGGTGTTCGAGACGGTCCCCGGCGGCAAGTATGCGTCGGTGGACATCGGGACGTCCGAGGCGTGCGGTGATGCCGTGGCCCAGACCGTCGATGCGTTCGGCCGGCTCGACGTGCTGGTGAACGTCGCGGGCTTTCACCAGATGCGCCACACGACGACGATGACCGACGAGGAGTGGGACCTGGATCTCGCGGTGAACCTCAACGGACCGTTCTACCTCTGCCGCGCCGCACTGCCCCACCTTCTGGAGAGCAGCGGCAACATCGTCAACGTCACGTCGATTGCGGGCGTGGAAGGTGAGGTCTACTCGGCCGGCTACTGCGCGGCCAAGCATGGGCTGGTCGGGCTCACCCGTGCGCTGGCCGTCGAGTACACCAAGGAGAAGATCCGGGTCAACGCCATCTGCCCGGGTGGAATGCCGACCCCGCAGGCCACCGAGTTCACCGCACCGGAGAATGCCGACTGGGATCTGATCATGCGCATCGCATCCCCGCGCGGGTTCATGGAGCCTGACGACGTCGCCAAGGCGATCGCGTTCCTTGCCAGTGACGACGCCGCCGCGATCCACGGTGCGGTGTACCGCGTGGACAACGGAAAGGGCGCCGGCTGA
- a CDS encoding nuclear transport factor 2 family protein, whose amino-acid sequence MIYRWLVRKAAQTGWQRLSDHRLDDLPLAGDVHFVFLGDHELATDLRGPEALRGWLSDLFERFPRLRFEPEDVIVEGGPWSTRLATRYNATQDGELIYRAVQFARIRWGKLAEETIQPDTQLVAAALARERRD is encoded by the coding sequence ATGATCTATCGATGGCTCGTGCGGAAGGCGGCGCAGACCGGATGGCAGCGGCTGTCCGATCACCGACTCGACGACCTGCCACTCGCCGGCGACGTGCACTTCGTCTTTCTCGGCGACCACGAGCTGGCAACCGACCTCCGCGGCCCCGAAGCGCTCCGCGGATGGCTGAGCGACCTGTTCGAACGGTTCCCGCGTCTGCGCTTCGAACCGGAAGACGTGATCGTGGAGGGCGGGCCGTGGTCCACCCGGCTCGCGACCCGCTACAACGCGACGCAGGACGGCGAGTTGATCTATCGCGCCGTGCAATTCGCCCGCATCAGGTGGGGAAAGCTCGCCGAGGAAACCATCCAGCCGGACACGCAATTAGTGGCCGCTGCGCTGGCCCGAGAACGTCGCGACTAG